One genomic region from Streptomyces sp. Li-HN-5-11 encodes:
- a CDS encoding DUF4245 domain-containing protein: MAGTYGKQKTVRDMILSLALIGVAAAVIYLFIPHDDHAPDLPRVDYRVELLTARRAASYPVAAPEGLPDSWKATSVRFQGDQNDRWHLGFQDPDGQYVAVEQSTQTRQDFIDDASQGAHATRTTEKIDGRVWTRYTGGRYDALVLEGTKGSTTVVAGTASFARLTTMVQALKTA; this comes from the coding sequence GTGGCAGGTACGTACGGCAAGCAGAAGACGGTCCGGGACATGATCCTCTCCCTGGCCCTGATCGGGGTCGCGGCGGCGGTGATCTACCTCTTCATCCCGCACGACGATCACGCTCCCGACCTCCCGCGGGTCGACTACCGCGTCGAGCTGCTGACGGCCCGCCGCGCGGCGTCGTACCCGGTGGCCGCGCCCGAAGGCCTGCCCGACAGCTGGAAGGCGACCTCCGTCCGCTTCCAGGGCGATCAGAACGACCGCTGGCACCTGGGTTTCCAGGATCCCGACGGTCAATACGTGGCGGTCGAGCAGTCCACTCAGACGCGCCAGGACTTCATCGACGACGCCAGCCAGGGCGCCCACGCCACCAGGACCACCGAGAAGATCGACGGCCGCGTCTGGACCCGGTACACCGGCGGCCGGTACGACGCGCTCGTGCTGGAGGGCACCAAGGGCTCCACCACGGTGGTGGCGGGGACGGCGTCCTTCGCCCGGCTGACGACGATGGTGCAGGCCCTGAAGACGGCCTGA
- a CDS encoding DUF1707 domain-containing protein → MDLQKQTAPPATELRASDADRDRIADILRDALAEGRLTADEHAERVEGVLNAKTVGELEVFIRDLPAAHQGRTASAYTAAPDRPAAGSIPHEADANVVAVFSAATRRGRWRAGRRLHAYSVFGSVEIDLSEAIFEYQQVVIKAVSVFGDVQIRVPENVSLRGTGGGVLGNFEVDTLDSADPDAPVVYVDGWAVLGNVEARAKRGKLVADILDRVQRKVDKGLRKHL, encoded by the coding sequence GTGGACCTTCAGAAGCAGACCGCTCCTCCCGCGACGGAGCTGCGCGCCTCGGACGCCGACCGTGACCGTATCGCCGACATCCTGCGCGACGCCCTCGCCGAAGGGCGGCTGACCGCCGACGAGCACGCCGAGCGCGTCGAGGGGGTGCTGAACGCCAAGACGGTCGGCGAGCTGGAGGTCTTCATCCGGGACCTGCCCGCCGCCCATCAGGGCCGCACGGCCTCCGCGTACACCGCTGCCCCGGACCGCCCGGCGGCCGGCTCCATACCGCACGAGGCCGACGCCAACGTGGTGGCCGTCTTCAGCGCCGCCACGCGCCGGGGCCGTTGGCGCGCGGGGCGCCGTCTCCACGCGTACTCGGTCTTCGGCAGCGTGGAGATCGACCTGAGCGAGGCGATATTCGAGTACCAGCAGGTCGTGATCAAGGCGGTCTCCGTCTTCGGTGACGTCCAGATCCGCGTCCCGGAGAACGTGTCGCTGCGCGGCACCGGCGGTGGCGTCCTCGGCAACTTCGAGGTGGACACACTGGATTCGGCCGATCCCGACGCACCCGTCGTGTACGTCGACGGGTGGGCCGTCCTGGGCAACGTGGAGGCGCGGGCCAAGCGCGGCAAGCTCGTCGCCGACATCCTCGATCGCGTGCAGCGCAAGGTCGACAAGGGTTTGCGCAAGCACTTGTGA
- the glpX gene encoding class II fructose-bisphosphatase, with protein MTEHHHLPSELDVPSEAPDRNLALELVRVTEAAAMAAGRWVGRGDKNGADGAAVRAMRTLVSTVSMNGVVVIGEGEKDEAPMLFNGEHVGDGTGPECDIAVDPIDGTTLTAKGMPNAIAVLAAAERGSMFDPSAVFYMDKLVTGPDAADFVDIDAPVSVNIKRIAKAKRSTPEGVTVVILDRPRHEGLIREVREAGARIKLISDGDVAGSIYALREGTGVDLLLGVGGTPEGIISACAVKCLGGTIQGKLWPKDDEERQRAIDAGHDLDRVLTTDDLVSGENVFFVATGITDGELLRGVRYRSETATTDSIVMRSRSGTVRRIDSEHRLSKLRAYSAIDFDRAK; from the coding sequence ATGACCGAGCATCATCACCTGCCGTCCGAGCTCGATGTCCCTTCCGAGGCTCCCGACCGCAACCTCGCCCTGGAACTCGTCCGGGTGACCGAAGCCGCCGCGATGGCCGCGGGCCGCTGGGTAGGGCGCGGTGACAAGAACGGCGCCGACGGCGCCGCGGTGCGCGCCATGCGGACCCTCGTCTCGACCGTGTCGATGAACGGCGTCGTCGTCATCGGCGAGGGCGAGAAGGACGAGGCCCCGATGCTGTTCAACGGGGAGCACGTCGGCGACGGCACCGGACCCGAGTGCGACATCGCCGTCGACCCGATCGACGGTACGACCCTCACCGCGAAGGGCATGCCGAACGCGATCGCCGTGCTGGCGGCCGCCGAGCGCGGGTCGATGTTCGACCCGTCCGCCGTGTTCTACATGGACAAGCTGGTCACCGGGCCGGACGCGGCCGACTTCGTCGACATCGACGCGCCGGTGTCCGTGAACATCAAGCGCATCGCCAAGGCCAAGCGGTCCACGCCGGAGGGCGTCACCGTCGTCATCCTGGACCGGCCGCGGCACGAGGGCCTCATCCGGGAGGTCCGGGAGGCCGGCGCGCGCATCAAGCTGATCTCCGACGGCGACGTCGCCGGCTCCATCTACGCGCTGCGCGAGGGCACCGGCGTCGACCTGCTGCTCGGCGTCGGCGGTACGCCGGAGGGCATCATCTCGGCGTGCGCGGTGAAGTGCCTGGGCGGCACGATCCAGGGCAAGCTGTGGCCGAAGGACGACGAGGAGCGGCAGCGGGCGATCGACGCCGGGCACGACCTGGACCGCGTGCTGACCACGGACGACCTGGTCTCCGGTGAGAACGTCTTCTTCGTCGCCACCGGCATCACCGACGGCGAGCTGCTGCGCGGCGTGCGCTACCGCTCGGAGACGGCGACCACCGACTCGATCGTGATGCGGTCGAGGTCCGGCACGGTCCGCCGGATCGACTCCGAGCACCGGCTGAGCAAGCTGCGGGCGTACAGCGCGATCGACTTCGACCGGGCGAAGTAG
- a CDS encoding exodeoxyribonuclease VII small subunit, producing MTSKADEATLGYEQARDELIEVVRRLEAGGTSLEESLALWERGEELAKVCRRWLEGARARLDAALAEEAEEEGAEASAAE from the coding sequence ATGACAAGCAAGGCGGATGAGGCGACGCTCGGCTATGAGCAGGCGCGGGACGAGCTGATCGAGGTCGTCCGGCGCCTGGAGGCGGGCGGTACGAGCCTGGAGGAGTCCCTCGCGCTGTGGGAGCGGGGCGAGGAGCTGGCCAAGGTGTGCCGGCGCTGGCTCGAGGGCGCGCGGGCCCGGCTGGACGCGGCGCTGGCTGAGGAGGCGGAGGAGGAGGGCGCTGAGGCGTCCGCCGCCGAGTAG
- a CDS encoding fumarate hydratase: MPEFAYTDLLPQGEDTTPYRLVTSEGVSTVEGPDGRTFLKVEPEALRKLAEEAIHDIQHYLRPAHLAQLRRIIDDPEASANDKFVALDLLKNANIAAAGVLPMCQDTGTAIVMGKRGQNVLTEGRDEEALSRGIYDAYTKLNLRYSQMAPLTMWEEKNTGSNLPAQIELYAADGGAYKFLFMAKGGGSANKSFLYQETKAVLNEASMMKFLEERIRSLGTAACPPYHLAIVVGGTSAEYALKTAKYASAHYLDEIPAEGSELGHGFRDKDLEQKVFELTQKIGIGAQFGGKYFCHDVRVVRLPRHGASCPVAIAVSCSADRQAVAKITAEGVFLEQLETDPARFLPETTDEHLDESSDVVRIDLNQPMDTILAELTKYPVKTRLSLTGPLVVARDIAHAKIKERLDAGEEMPQYLKDHPVYYAGPAKTPEGYASGSFGPTTAGRMDSYVEQFQAAGGSRVMLAKGNRSKQVTDACASHGGFYLGSIGGPAARLAQDCIKKVEVVEYEELGMEAVWKIEVEDFPAFIVVDDKGNDFFQDPAPQPTFTSIPVRGPGLG; this comes from the coding sequence ATGCCTGAGTTCGCGTACACCGATCTGCTCCCCCAGGGCGAGGACACCACCCCCTACCGGCTGGTGACCTCCGAGGGTGTCTCGACCGTCGAGGGGCCCGACGGACGTACGTTCCTCAAGGTGGAGCCGGAGGCGCTGCGCAAGCTGGCCGAAGAGGCGATCCACGACATCCAGCACTACCTGCGCCCGGCCCACCTCGCCCAGCTCCGCCGCATCATCGACGACCCCGAGGCCTCGGCCAACGACAAGTTCGTCGCCCTGGACCTGCTGAAGAACGCGAACATCGCGGCGGCGGGCGTGCTGCCGATGTGCCAGGACACCGGCACGGCGATCGTCATGGGCAAGCGCGGGCAGAACGTGCTGACCGAGGGCCGCGACGAGGAGGCCCTCAGCCGCGGCATCTACGACGCCTACACGAAGCTGAACCTGCGCTACTCCCAGATGGCCCCCCTCACCATGTGGGAGGAGAAGAACACCGGCTCCAACCTGCCCGCGCAGATCGAGCTCTACGCGGCGGACGGCGGCGCGTACAAGTTCCTGTTCATGGCGAAGGGCGGCGGCAGCGCCAACAAGTCCTTCCTCTACCAGGAGACCAAGGCCGTCCTGAACGAGGCCTCCATGATGAAGTTCCTGGAGGAGAGGATCCGTTCGCTGGGGACGGCCGCCTGCCCGCCGTACCACCTGGCGATCGTCGTCGGCGGCACGTCGGCGGAGTACGCGCTGAAGACCGCCAAGTACGCCTCCGCGCACTACCTGGACGAGATCCCGGCCGAGGGCTCCGAGCTGGGCCACGGCTTCCGGGACAAGGACCTGGAGCAGAAGGTCTTCGAGCTGACGCAGAAGATCGGCATCGGGGCGCAGTTCGGCGGCAAGTACTTCTGCCACGACGTGCGCGTGGTGCGGCTGCCGCGGCACGGCGCCTCGTGCCCCGTCGCCATCGCCGTGTCGTGCTCCGCCGACCGCCAGGCCGTCGCGAAGATCACCGCCGAGGGCGTCTTCCTGGAGCAGCTGGAGACGGATCCGGCGCGGTTCCTGCCGGAGACCACGGACGAGCACCTCGACGAGTCCTCCGACGTGGTGAGGATCGACCTGAACCAGCCGATGGACACGATCCTCGCCGAGCTGACCAAGTACCCGGTGAAGACGCGCCTTTCGCTCACCGGCCCGCTGGTCGTGGCCCGGGACATCGCGCACGCCAAGATCAAGGAGCGGCTGGACGCGGGCGAGGAGATGCCGCAGTACCTCAAGGACCACCCGGTGTACTACGCCGGCCCGGCCAAGACCCCCGAGGGCTACGCCTCCGGTTCCTTCGGCCCGACCACGGCGGGCCGCATGGACTCCTACGTCGAGCAGTTCCAGGCTGCCGGCGGCTCCAGGGTGATGCTGGCCAAGGGCAACCGCAGCAAGCAGGTCACGGACGCGTGCGCGTCGCACGGCGGCTTCTACCTGGGTTCCATCGGCGGCCCGGCGGCCCGCCTCGCCCAGGACTGCATCAAGAAGGTCGAGGTCGTCGAGTACGAGGAACTCGGCATGGAGGCCGTCTGGAAGATCGAGGTCGAGGACTTTCCGGCGTTCATCGTCGTGGACGACAAGGGCAACGACTTCTTCCAGGACCCGGCCCCGCAGCCGACGTTCACGTCGATCCCGGTGCGCGGGCCGGGACTGGGCTGA
- a CDS encoding WhiB family transcriptional regulator, with protein sequence MLQPPHSSLQVAAIPAQRVPVQDRDQDAPWHTEAVCRRDEAGLFFAPSKEPTAARLSREDAAKRVCARCPVMVECREHALVQPEPYGVWGGLTAAERRVVLARRRRRELELKKTARTSNRIAG encoded by the coding sequence GTGCTGCAACCGCCGCATTCGTCCCTGCAGGTAGCTGCCATTCCGGCCCAGCGGGTGCCAGTGCAGGACAGGGACCAGGACGCGCCATGGCACACCGAGGCGGTGTGCCGGCGTGACGAGGCCGGCCTGTTCTTCGCACCTTCGAAAGAGCCCACCGCCGCCCGGCTGTCCCGCGAGGACGCGGCCAAGCGCGTCTGTGCGCGCTGCCCCGTCATGGTCGAGTGCCGCGAGCACGCCCTTGTGCAACCGGAGCCGTACGGCGTCTGGGGCGGCCTCACCGCCGCCGAGCGCCGCGTCGTCCTGGCCCGGCGCCGGCGCCGCGAGCTGGAGCTGAAGAAGACGGCGAGGACGTCGAACCGCATCGCGGGTTGA
- a CDS encoding SpoIIE family protein phosphatase, translated as MGSTRVTEQPTSFERPQQGVADPADARGALLRTPELPPALPLLSRPDDGSVCPTADLAAQSGPPAAAALSGDDDPESGLTASGGRASGPDGSRADGSRGDGSRADGISSASGYEHSQPVSTEPGQHRPRPAPEGIPVQPDAGARADETTRTVGGPGEAGRRAGAPERRTGQGLPPGRPQPMRRDGDRLRFVGAATRRIARGMDLDEIVMGLCRATVPTFSDAILVYLREPLPVGDERPVGPLVLRLRRTDRIPAERDPEGGFMPAPVPEQPAELSVVTNELCEVRPGSALGEVLRGVRPVFTDAPSARAALTELLGEDSELAVPAGQRTILAPLRGRRRVIGAALFLRRPERLAFEPDDLLVAAQLATHSALGIDKAVLYGREAYIADELQRTMLPETLPRPTGVRLASRYLPAAETARVGGDWYDAIPLPGSRVALVVGDVMGHSMTSAAIMGQLRTTAQTLAGLDLPPQEVLHHLDEQAQRLGTDRMATCLYAVYDPVRHRITIANAGHPPPVLLHLGGHAEVLRVPAGAPIGVGGVDFEAVELEAPAGATLLLYTDGLVESRLRDVWTGIEQLREKLAATAQLTGPDHPPPLEALCDDVLDMLGPGDRDDDIALLAARFDGIAPSDVAYWSLQPEDSAPGRARRLARRALERWGLEELTDSVELLVSEVVTNAARYSTREITLRLLRTDVLRCEVGDDVPQLPRLRQARATDEGGRGLYLVNRLARRWGATRLSTGKVVWFELNRG; from the coding sequence ATGGGTTCGACACGCGTGACGGAGCAGCCGACCTCCTTCGAACGCCCCCAGCAGGGCGTCGCCGACCCCGCGGACGCCCGTGGGGCGCTCCTGCGTACCCCCGAACTGCCACCGGCCTTACCGCTGCTGTCCCGCCCGGACGACGGCTCGGTGTGCCCGACCGCGGACCTCGCCGCCCAGAGCGGGCCACCGGCCGCCGCGGCACTCTCCGGTGACGACGATCCCGAGAGCGGCCTGACGGCGTCCGGCGGCCGCGCGTCCGGCCCGGACGGGTCACGCGCGGACGGCTCGCGCGGGGACGGCTCGCGCGCGGACGGGATCTCGTCCGCGTCCGGGTACGAGCACTCCCAGCCGGTGTCCACCGAGCCCGGGCAGCACCGCCCGCGCCCGGCGCCGGAGGGCATCCCGGTCCAGCCGGACGCGGGGGCCCGGGCCGACGAGACCACGAGGACGGTCGGCGGCCCCGGCGAAGCGGGCCGGCGGGCCGGCGCTCCCGAGCGCCGCACCGGCCAGGGGCTTCCGCCCGGTCGGCCGCAGCCGATGCGGCGGGACGGGGACCGGCTGCGGTTCGTGGGGGCGGCCACACGGCGCATCGCCCGTGGCATGGACCTCGACGAAATCGTCATGGGCCTGTGCCGGGCCACCGTGCCGACGTTCTCCGACGCGATCCTCGTGTATCTGCGCGAGCCGCTGCCGGTGGGCGACGAGCGGCCCGTCGGCCCGCTGGTGCTGCGGCTGCGCCGCACCGACCGGATACCGGCGGAGCGCGACCCCGAGGGCGGCTTCATGCCGGCGCCGGTGCCGGAACAGCCGGCGGAGCTGTCGGTGGTGACCAACGAGCTGTGCGAGGTACGGCCCGGCAGCGCGCTCGGCGAGGTGCTGCGGGGCGTGAGGCCGGTGTTCACGGACGCGCCATCGGCCCGCGCCGCCCTGACCGAACTCCTCGGCGAGGACTCGGAGCTGGCGGTGCCCGCCGGGCAACGCACCATTCTCGCCCCGCTGCGCGGACGGCGGCGCGTCATCGGCGCCGCGCTGTTCCTGCGCCGCCCGGAGCGCCTGGCGTTCGAACCCGACGACCTGCTGGTCGCCGCCCAGCTCGCCACGCACAGCGCGCTCGGCATCGACAAGGCGGTGCTGTACGGGCGCGAGGCGTACATCGCCGACGAGCTGCAGCGCACCATGCTGCCGGAGACGCTGCCCCGCCCGACGGGCGTGCGGCTGGCGTCGCGCTATCTGCCCGCCGCCGAGACCGCGCGCGTGGGCGGCGACTGGTACGACGCGATCCCGCTGCCCGGCAGCAGGGTCGCCCTGGTCGTCGGGGACGTCATGGGCCACTCCATGACGTCGGCCGCCATCATGGGCCAGCTGCGCACCACGGCGCAGACCCTGGCCGGGCTCGACCTGCCGCCGCAGGAGGTGCTGCACCACCTCGACGAGCAGGCACAGCGCCTGGGCACCGACCGCATGGCGACCTGCCTGTACGCCGTCTACGACCCGGTCAGGCACCGCATCACCATCGCCAACGCGGGCCATCCGCCGCCCGTTCTGCTGCACCTGGGCGGGCATGCCGAGGTGCTGCGGGTGCCGGCGGGCGCGCCGATCGGTGTCGGCGGCGTGGACTTCGAGGCGGTGGAGCTGGAGGCTCCGGCGGGCGCGACGCTGCTGCTGTACACCGACGGGCTGGTGGAGTCGCGCCTGAGGGACGTGTGGACCGGCATAGAGCAGCTGCGCGAGAAGCTGGCCGCGACCGCGCAGCTCACCGGACCGGACCATCCGCCGCCGCTGGAAGCGCTGTGCGACGACGTGCTGGACATGCTCGGCCCGGGCGACCGGGACGACGACATCGCGCTGCTGGCCGCCCGCTTCGACGGGATCGCGCCGAGCGACGTGGCGTACTGGTCCCTCCAGCCGGAGGACTCCGCGCCCGGCCGGGCCCGGCGGCTGGCCCGCCGCGCCCTGGAGCGCTGGGGTCTTGAGGAGCTCACCGACTCGGTGGAACTGCTCGTCAGCGAGGTCGTCACCAACGCCGCGCGCTACAGCACCCGCGAGATCACCCTCCGTCTGCTGCGCACCGACGTGCTGCGCTGCGAGGTCGGTGACGACGTGCCGCAGCTGCCGCGCCTGCGCCAGGCCCGGGCCACGGACGAGGGCGGCCGCGGGCTGTACCTGGTCAACAGGCTGGCCCGGCGCTGGGGCGCGACCCGGCTGAGCACGGGGAAGGTGGTCTGGTTCGAGCTGAACAGGGGCTGA
- a CDS encoding DUF402 domain-containing protein, with the protein MADDGAVRSVKTGGATAHWAPGSQILWRYRENGGARFHIARPVTVVRDDPELLAVWMAPGTECVKPVLADGTPVHLEPLVSRYTKPRSVQRDRWFGTGVLKLARPGEPWSVWLFWEPGWQFKNWYVNLEEPLARWAGGVDSEDHFLDISVHPDRSWHWRDEDEFAQAQRDGLMDADLAERVRAAGRQAVEVIRAWGPPFSDGWPHWRPDPAWTVPSLPEDWHRMPAHVSS; encoded by the coding sequence ATGGCAGACGACGGAGCGGTGAGAAGCGTGAAGACGGGCGGTGCGACGGCCCACTGGGCCCCCGGGAGCCAGATCCTGTGGCGGTACCGGGAGAACGGCGGCGCGCGCTTCCACATCGCACGGCCCGTGACCGTCGTACGGGACGATCCGGAGCTGCTCGCCGTGTGGATGGCGCCCGGGACCGAGTGCGTGAAGCCGGTGCTCGCCGACGGCACCCCCGTGCATCTGGAGCCGCTCGTGTCGCGCTACACCAAGCCGCGGTCCGTGCAGCGCGACCGCTGGTTCGGCACGGGCGTGCTGAAGCTCGCCCGGCCCGGCGAGCCCTGGTCGGTGTGGCTGTTCTGGGAGCCGGGCTGGCAGTTCAAGAACTGGTACGTGAACCTGGAGGAGCCGCTGGCCCGTTGGGCGGGCGGCGTCGACTCCGAGGACCACTTTCTGGACATCTCCGTGCACCCGGACCGCAGTTGGCACTGGCGGGACGAGGACGAGTTCGCGCAGGCCCAGCGGGACGGGCTGATGGACGCGGACCTCGCCGAGCGGGTCAGGGCGGCCGGCCGGCAGGCGGTGGAGGTGATCCGCGCCTGGGGGCCGCCGTTCTCGGACGGTTGGCCGCACTGGCGTCCCGATCCTGCCTGGACGGTACCGTCACTGCCGGAGGACTGGCACCGTATGCCTGCGCACGTATCCTCGTGA
- a CDS encoding class II fumarate hydratase yields MSEYRIEHDSMGEVRVPANAKWRAQTQRAVENFPISGQRIERAHIEALARIKGAAAKVNARLGVLDKDIAEAIQEAAEEVARGDWDEHFPIDVFQTGSGTSSNMNTNEVVATLASARLGRDVHPNDHVNASQSSNDVFPSSIHIAATAAVTHDLIPALEHLAASLERKSEEFADVVKSGRTHLMDATPVTLGQEFGGYAAQVRYGIERLNASLPRLAELPLGGTAVGTGINTPPGFAAAVIEEVARVTGLPLTEARDHFEAQGARDGIVETSGQLRTIAVGLTKIANDLRWMSSGPRTGLSEIALPDLQPGSSIMPGKVNPVIPEALLMVCAQVIGNDATVATAGASGNFELNVMLPVIAKNVLESVRLLANVSRLLADRTVDGIVAHRDRAREYAESSPSIVTPLNKYIGYEEAAKVAKKALAEQKTIRQVVEEGGYVERGDLTSEQLDEALDVLRMTHP; encoded by the coding sequence ATGAGCGAATACCGGATCGAGCACGACTCCATGGGTGAGGTACGGGTCCCGGCGAACGCCAAGTGGCGGGCACAGACGCAGCGCGCCGTGGAGAACTTCCCCATCTCGGGACAGCGGATCGAGCGGGCTCACATCGAGGCCCTGGCGCGGATCAAGGGTGCCGCGGCGAAGGTGAACGCGCGGCTGGGGGTGCTCGACAAGGACATCGCCGAGGCGATCCAGGAGGCCGCCGAGGAGGTCGCCCGCGGGGACTGGGACGAGCACTTCCCGATCGACGTCTTCCAGACCGGTTCCGGCACCTCGTCCAACATGAACACCAACGAGGTCGTCGCCACGCTGGCGAGCGCGCGGCTCGGCAGGGACGTGCACCCCAACGACCACGTGAACGCCTCGCAGTCCTCCAACGATGTCTTCCCCTCCTCCATCCACATCGCCGCCACCGCCGCCGTCACGCACGATCTGATCCCGGCCCTGGAGCACCTCGCCGCCTCTCTGGAGCGCAAGTCGGAGGAGTTCGCCGACGTGGTGAAGTCGGGGCGCACGCATCTGATGGACGCCACACCCGTCACCCTGGGCCAGGAGTTCGGCGGGTACGCCGCCCAGGTGCGGTACGGGATCGAGCGGCTGAACGCCTCGCTGCCCCGCCTCGCCGAGCTGCCGCTGGGCGGCACGGCGGTCGGCACCGGCATCAACACGCCGCCCGGGTTCGCCGCCGCCGTGATCGAGGAGGTCGCCCGCGTCACCGGGCTGCCGCTGACCGAGGCCCGCGACCACTTCGAGGCGCAGGGCGCGAGGGACGGGATCGTCGAGACCAGCGGTCAGCTGCGGACCATCGCCGTGGGCCTGACGAAGATCGCCAACGATCTGCGCTGGATGTCGTCGGGGCCGCGGACCGGACTGTCCGAGATCGCCCTGCCCGACCTGCAGCCGGGATCCTCGATCATGCCCGGCAAGGTCAACCCGGTGATCCCCGAGGCCCTCCTCATGGTCTGCGCGCAGGTCATCGGCAACGACGCCACCGTGGCCACCGCCGGCGCCTCCGGCAACTTCGAGCTCAACGTCATGCTGCCCGTCATCGCCAAGAACGTCCTGGAGTCCGTCCGGCTGCTCGCCAACGTCTCGCGGCTGCTGGCCGACCGGACCGTGGACGGGATCGTCGCCCACCGCGACCGGGCGCGCGAGTACGCCGAGTCCTCCCCCTCGATCGTCACCCCGCTCAACAAGTACATCGGGTACGAGGAGGCCGCGAAGGTCGCCAAGAAGGCGCTGGCCGAGCAGAAGACCATCCGTCAGGTCGTCGAGGAGGGCGGGTACGTCGAGCGCGGCGACCTCACCTCCGAGCAGTTGGACGAGGCGCTGGACGTGCTGCGGATGACGCACCCGTAA
- the xseA gene encoding exodeoxyribonuclease VII large subunit, whose protein sequence is MAVSTSPEAPLPVGEVSRLIGGWIDRLGAVWVEGQITQLSRRPGAGVVFLTLRDPSYDISVSVTCYRDVFDAIADVVSEGARVVVRAKPEWYAPRGQLSLRASEIRPVGVGELLARLEQLKKALAAEGLFAPGRKKPLPFLPQLIGLVCGRASAAERDVLENARHRWPAVRFEVRNVAVQGVHAVPQVVQAVKELDESDDVDVIIVARGGGSVEDLLPFSDEQLVRAVAACGTPVVSAIGHEPDTPLLDYVADLRASTPTDAAKKVVPDVGEEYERVRQLRDRARRCVRAFLEREERGLAHALARPAMEDPHRMIDERADQVAALLERSRRTLRHLLDRADSEVGHTHARVVALSPAATLRRGYAVLQRADGHVVRDPAEVTADEALRARVAEGEFTVRVDT, encoded by the coding sequence ATGGCTGTCTCCACGTCCCCCGAAGCCCCCCTGCCCGTCGGTGAGGTCTCCCGGCTGATCGGGGGCTGGATCGACCGGCTCGGCGCCGTGTGGGTCGAGGGGCAGATCACGCAGTTGTCGCGACGGCCCGGCGCGGGCGTCGTCTTCCTGACGCTGCGCGATCCCTCGTACGACATCTCCGTCAGCGTGACCTGCTACCGCGATGTCTTCGACGCGATCGCCGACGTCGTCAGCGAGGGCGCCCGCGTCGTCGTGCGCGCCAAGCCGGAGTGGTACGCCCCGCGCGGGCAGCTGTCGTTGCGGGCGTCCGAGATAAGGCCGGTGGGCGTCGGGGAGCTGCTGGCCCGCCTGGAGCAGCTGAAGAAGGCGCTCGCGGCGGAGGGACTCTTCGCGCCCGGGCGGAAGAAGCCTCTGCCTTTCCTCCCCCAGCTCATCGGCCTGGTCTGCGGCCGGGCCTCCGCCGCGGAGCGGGACGTGCTGGAGAACGCCCGGCACCGCTGGCCCGCCGTCCGCTTCGAGGTGCGCAACGTCGCCGTGCAGGGCGTGCACGCCGTCCCGCAGGTCGTCCAGGCCGTCAAGGAGCTCGACGAGAGCGACGACGTGGACGTGATCATCGTGGCGCGCGGCGGCGGCAGCGTGGAGGACCTGCTGCCGTTCTCCGACGAGCAGCTGGTCCGCGCGGTCGCCGCCTGCGGTACGCCGGTGGTCTCGGCCATCGGGCACGAACCGGACACCCCGCTGCTGGACTACGTCGCCGACCTGCGCGCCTCCACTCCGACCGACGCCGCCAAGAAGGTCGTGCCGGACGTCGGCGAGGAGTACGAGCGGGTGCGGCAGCTGCGCGACCGCGCGCGGCGGTGCGTGCGGGCGTTTCTCGAGCGGGAGGAGCGCGGGCTCGCCCACGCGCTCGCCCGGCCCGCGATGGAGGATCCGCACCGCATGATCGACGAGCGGGCCGACCAGGTCGCCGCCCTGCTGGAGCGGAGTCGGCGCACCCTGCGGCACCTGCTGGACCGTGCCGACTCCGAGGTCGGCCACACGCACGCGCGCGTGGTGGCCCTCTCCCCCGCCGCGACCCTCCGGCGCGGCTACGCGGTGCTGCAGCGGGCGGACGGGCACGTGGTGCGCGACCCGGCCGAGGTGACGGCGGACGAGGCGCTGCGCGCGCGGGTCGCCGAGGGCGAGTTCACAGTTCGTGTCGACACATAG